From a single Planctellipticum variicoloris genomic region:
- a CDS encoding homing endonuclease associated repeat-containing protein: MVTREDLVRELVRLAAVEGPGVTLWRFEAATGINAMMVRRRWGGMAQLRAAAGLPEQIRRGVVYTDEELFEELSRVGELCGEFPSVAAFERLAAYSWMTLSRRFGRREVVWARYREWLEQQPIEGRPGYLRGLPLETPSAIPGVIRHGRTVGVGGEG; encoded by the coding sequence ATGGTTACTCGGGAAGATCTTGTGCGAGAACTGGTACGGTTGGCGGCGGTCGAGGGGCCGGGGGTGACGTTGTGGCGGTTTGAGGCGGCGACGGGGATCAATGCGATGATGGTGCGGCGGCGGTGGGGCGGGATGGCGCAGTTGCGTGCGGCGGCGGGACTGCCGGAGCAGATCCGGCGGGGGGTGGTTTATACCGACGAGGAGCTGTTTGAAGAGCTGAGCCGGGTGGGAGAGCTGTGCGGGGAGTTTCCGAGCGTGGCGGCGTTCGAGCGGCTGGCGGCGTATTCGTGGATGACGCTGTCGCGGCGGTTCGGCAGACGGGAGGTGGTATGGGCGCGGTATCGCGAGTGGCTGGAACAGCAGCCGATTGAGGGGCGGCCGGGCTATCTGCGGGGATTGCCGCTGGAGACGCCGTCGGCGATTCCGGGAGTGATCCGGCACGGCCGAACTGTGGGGGTCGGGGGGGAGGGGTGA
- a CDS encoding HNH endonuclease, with product MRDEFDFRCVYCLQRETWGQVTFEFELDHFEPQSLSPQSKLDYQNLVDSCRRCNAVKRDQSVADPFLLLRAPRVSTLPDGSLRAGDSNAQRLIRQLDWNSPRLKSWRVMWLRIVALAKERDSDLFRQLVDFPDNLPDLSRLRPPRNARSEGLLQCRFALRERGELPVEY from the coding sequence CTGCGCGACGAGTTCGACTTCCGCTGCGTCTACTGTCTGCAGCGAGAGACGTGGGGGCAGGTGACGTTTGAGTTTGAACTCGATCACTTCGAACCGCAATCGCTGAGTCCACAGTCGAAACTGGATTATCAGAATCTCGTCGACTCCTGCCGGCGCTGCAACGCGGTCAAGCGAGACCAGTCCGTCGCAGATCCGTTTCTGCTGCTGCGGGCGCCCCGAGTATCGACGCTGCCAGACGGATCGCTGCGAGCCGGCGATTCGAATGCGCAACGATTGATTCGCCAGCTCGATTGGAATTCTCCACGGTTGAAATCCTGGAGAGTCATGTGGCTGCGGATCGTCGCACTCGCAAAGGAACGCGACTCGGACTTGTTCCGTCAACTCGTTGACTTTCCGGATAATCTTCCCGATCTCTCCAGGCTCCGACCGCCGCGGAACGCGCGCAGCGAAGGGCTGTTGCAATGCCGGTTCGCACTCCGTGAGCGGGGCGAGCTCCCAGTCGAGTATTGA
- a CDS encoding DUF1552 domain-containing protein — MARFANRREFLRDLGLGAAALPFVLNLPSLGFAGTGLRKQRLVVMFSPNGIVPKNFWPDEEGDNFALKPIMAPLEQLKSRTMVLNGVCDKVRGDGDNHMRGMGCLLTGVELFPGNIQGGSHTPAGWSSGISIDQEIKNYLQANPETRTRFGSLEFGVMVPDRADTWTRMVYSGPNKPIAPIDDPYQMFGKLYGRQKDQASLRSILDDVQADLKKVESLVSAEDRQLIEEHATFVREMEQELRNTGTAGLDHPTPELEPGVKEENDNIPRISKMQIDLMVNSFASDFARIATFQITNSVGQAKMRWLGVEEGHHELSHEPDSNESAQEKLTRINTWYCEQMAYLAERLAATPEPGGSGSLLDNTLIVWTNELGKGNSHTLDNIPFVLVGNGLDFKMGRSVKMPKVSHNRLLLSLAHGFGHHIEKFGNADFCGDGPLTGLV, encoded by the coding sequence GTGGCCCGCTTTGCAAACCGCCGCGAATTCCTCCGCGACCTCGGCCTGGGCGCCGCCGCGCTGCCATTCGTACTGAACCTCCCCAGCCTGGGCTTCGCCGGAACTGGCCTCCGCAAGCAGCGGCTGGTCGTGATGTTCAGCCCGAACGGCATCGTCCCCAAGAATTTCTGGCCGGACGAAGAGGGAGACAACTTCGCCCTCAAGCCGATCATGGCGCCGCTGGAGCAGCTCAAATCGCGGACAATGGTCCTCAACGGCGTCTGCGACAAGGTCCGCGGCGACGGCGATAACCACATGCGCGGCATGGGCTGCCTGCTGACGGGCGTCGAGCTGTTCCCCGGCAACATCCAGGGGGGCTCGCACACCCCCGCCGGCTGGTCGAGCGGAATCTCGATCGACCAGGAGATCAAGAACTACCTGCAGGCCAACCCGGAGACGCGAACCCGTTTCGGCTCGCTCGAATTCGGCGTGATGGTCCCCGACCGGGCCGACACCTGGACCCGCATGGTCTACTCCGGCCCCAACAAGCCGATCGCGCCGATCGACGACCCGTACCAGATGTTCGGCAAACTCTACGGCCGGCAGAAGGACCAGGCCAGCCTGCGCAGCATCCTCGACGACGTGCAGGCCGACCTGAAGAAGGTCGAGTCGCTCGTCAGCGCCGAGGACCGCCAGCTCATCGAGGAGCACGCGACGTTCGTCCGCGAGATGGAGCAGGAACTGCGGAACACCGGAACGGCGGGCCTCGACCATCCGACGCCGGAGCTGGAGCCGGGCGTGAAGGAAGAGAACGATAACATTCCCCGCATCAGCAAGATGCAGATCGACCTGATGGTCAACAGCTTCGCGTCGGACTTCGCCCGCATCGCAACGTTCCAGATCACCAATTCGGTCGGCCAGGCGAAGATGCGCTGGCTCGGCGTCGAAGAGGGGCACCACGAACTGTCGCACGAGCCGGACTCGAACGAGTCGGCCCAGGAGAAGCTGACGCGGATCAACACGTGGTACTGCGAGCAGATGGCGTACCTCGCCGAACGGCTCGCGGCGACGCCGGAGCCGGGCGGATCGGGAAGCCTGCTCGATAACACGCTGATCGTCTGGACCAACGAGCTGGGCAAGGGGAACTCGCACACGCTGGACAACATCCCGTTCGTGCTGGTGGGGAACGGCCTGGACTTCAAGATGGGCCGTTCGGTGAAGATGCCGAAGGTGTCGCACAACCGGCTGCTGCTGTCGCTGGCCCACGGATTCGGGCACCACATCGAGAAGTTCGGGAACGCGGACTTCTGCGGGGATGGACCGCTGACCGGGCTGGTGTAG